One window from the genome of Pantoea cypripedii encodes:
- the tkt gene encoding transketolase, whose translation MPSRKELANAIRALSMDAVQKAKSGHPGAPMGMADIAEVLWRDFLNHNPTNPQWAARDRFVLSNGHGSMLIYSLLHLTGYDLPMSELQNFRQLHSKTPGHPEYGYTVGVETTTGPLGQGIANAVGFAIAERTLAAQFNRPGHDIVDHNTYVFMGDGCMMEGISHEVCSIAGTLKLGKLVAFYDDNGISIDGHVDGWFTDDTAKRFEAYGWHVVRGVDGHDADAIKEAVEEAKAVSDKPSLLMCKTIIGFGSPNKAGTHDSHGAPLGDAEVALTRKQLGWDYAPFEIPADIYAEWDAKEAGQAKEAAWDKKFAAYAAAHPELAAEFKRRMNNELPANWAEESQKFVEQLQANPAKIASRKASQNAIEAFGKILPEYLGGSADLAPSNLTMWSGSKPINEDAAGNYIHYGVREFGMTAIANGIALHGGFLPYTATFLMFVEYARNAARMAALMKIRQVMVYTHDSIGLGEDGPTHQPIEQMASLRTTPNMSLWRPCDQVESAVAWKYAIERKDGPSALIFSRQNLAQQDRTAEQLANVARGGYVLKDCAGQPELILIATGSEVELAVGAYDQLTTEGHKVRVVSMPSTDAFDKQDAAYRESVLPKAVAARVAIEAGIADYWFKYTGLNGAIVGMTTFGESAPAELLFKEFGFTVENVVATAKSIL comes from the coding sequence ATGCCCTCTCGTAAAGAGCTTGCCAACGCCATTCGTGCGTTAAGTATGGATGCAGTACAGAAAGCCAAATCGGGACACCCGGGTGCACCGATGGGTATGGCGGACATCGCCGAAGTGCTGTGGCGTGACTTCCTGAATCACAACCCAACCAATCCACAATGGGCCGCGCGCGACCGCTTTGTGCTGTCTAACGGCCACGGCTCGATGCTGATTTACAGCCTGCTGCACCTCACCGGCTACGATCTGCCGATGAGCGAGCTGCAGAACTTCCGTCAGCTGCATTCCAAAACTCCAGGTCACCCGGAATACGGCTACACCGTCGGCGTTGAAACCACCACCGGCCCGCTGGGCCAGGGCATCGCCAATGCCGTCGGTTTCGCTATCGCTGAACGCACCCTGGCGGCGCAGTTCAACCGTCCGGGCCACGACATCGTCGACCATAACACTTACGTGTTTATGGGCGACGGCTGCATGATGGAAGGTATCTCGCACGAGGTCTGCTCCATCGCCGGTACGCTGAAGCTGGGCAAACTGGTTGCCTTCTACGATGACAACGGCATCTCTATCGACGGTCACGTGGATGGCTGGTTCACCGACGACACCGCAAAACGCTTTGAAGCCTACGGCTGGCATGTGGTGCGCGGCGTGGATGGTCACGACGCTGACGCCATCAAAGAAGCGGTGGAAGAAGCCAAAGCGGTGTCAGACAAGCCTTCTCTGCTGATGTGCAAAACCATCATCGGTTTCGGTTCCCCGAACAAAGCCGGTACCCATGATTCCCACGGCGCACCGCTGGGCGACGCGGAAGTGGCGCTGACCCGCAAACAGCTGGGCTGGGACTACGCACCGTTTGAAATCCCGGCAGACATCTATGCTGAGTGGGACGCGAAAGAAGCCGGTCAGGCGAAAGAAGCGGCATGGGATAAGAAATTTGCGGCTTATGCTGCGGCGCACCCGGAACTGGCGGCTGAATTCAAACGTCGTATGAACAACGAACTGCCGGCCAACTGGGCAGAAGAGTCACAGAAATTCGTTGAGCAGCTGCAGGCGAATCCGGCGAAAATCGCCAGCCGTAAAGCGTCGCAGAATGCCATCGAAGCCTTCGGTAAAATCCTGCCGGAATACCTCGGCGGTTCAGCTGACCTGGCCCCGAGTAACCTGACCATGTGGTCCGGCTCTAAGCCGATCAACGAAGATGCCGCCGGTAACTACATCCATTACGGCGTGCGCGAATTCGGCATGACCGCTATCGCCAACGGTATCGCGCTGCACGGTGGTTTCCTGCCGTACACCGCCACCTTCCTGATGTTCGTGGAATATGCGCGTAATGCGGCACGTATGGCAGCACTGATGAAGATCCGTCAGGTAATGGTTTACACCCACGACTCCATCGGTCTGGGCGAAGACGGCCCGACGCATCAGCCGATTGAACAGATGGCAAGCCTGCGCACCACCCCGAACATGAGCCTGTGGCGTCCGTGTGACCAGGTGGAGTCTGCGGTGGCGTGGAAATACGCGATCGAGCGCAAAGATGGCCCGAGCGCGCTGATCTTCTCCCGTCAGAACCTGGCGCAGCAGGACCGTACCGCTGAGCAGCTGGCGAACGTGGCGCGCGGCGGTTATGTGCTGAAGGACTGTGCCGGACAGCCGGAACTGATCCTGATCGCCACCGGTTCAGAAGTGGAACTGGCGGTGGGTGCTTACGACCAGCTGACCACCGAAGGCCACAAAGTACGCGTGGTTTCCATGCCGTCGACCGATGCGTTCGATAAGCAGGATGCGGCCTACCGCGAATCGGTGCTGCCGAAAGCGGTGGCGGCGCGTGTGGCAATCGAAGCGGGCATCGCGGATTACTGGTTCAAGTACACCGGCCTGAACGGTGCGATCGTCGGCATGACCACCTTCGGTGAGTCGGCTCCGGCAGAACTGCTGTTCAAAGAGTTCGGTTTCACCGTCGAAAATGTGGTTGCGACCGCGAAATCCATTCTGTAA
- a CDS encoding YidB family protein, whose protein sequence is MMGLLDDLVGSLDGSPGQGNQLGQLQAIWHWVQEQGGVEVLLHKFQQGGLGDVLGSWIGTGNNQPVDSGDIQSAFGQSDLQSLADKLGTDVPGASGTLALLLPQLIDKMSPQGQLDEQSLHDNQLDLGSMVDQLFKR, encoded by the coding sequence ATGATGGGCTTACTGGATGATTTAGTCGGATCGTTGGACGGTAGTCCTGGGCAGGGTAATCAGCTGGGGCAGTTGCAGGCCATCTGGCACTGGGTGCAGGAGCAGGGCGGTGTTGAAGTGCTGCTGCATAAGTTCCAGCAGGGCGGATTAGGCGACGTACTGGGTTCGTGGATTGGCACCGGCAATAACCAGCCGGTGGACAGTGGCGATATCCAGTCGGCGTTTGGTCAGTCGGATTTGCAGTCGCTGGCGGATAAGCTGGGCACCGACGTGCCGGGCGCGTCCGGCACGCTGGCGCTGCTGCTGCCGCAACTGATCGATAAGATGTCACCGCAGGGCCAGCTGGATGAGCAGAGTTTGCATGATAACCAGCTGGATTTAGGCTCGATGGTGGATCAGCTGTTTAAGCGTTGA
- the speB gene encoding agmatinase gives MYNTLGNQYDNSLVSNAFGFMRFPVNFQPYDSDAEWVITGVPFDAATSGRPGSRLGPGAIRQISTNLAWEGCRWPWEFDLRQRLNVVDCGDLVYAFGDSQDLSDKLQAHAEKLLANGKRMLTFGGDHYVTLPLLRAHAKHFGKMALVHFDAHTDTYSNGPTFDHGTMFFTAPKEGLIDPHHSVQIGIRTEFDKSLGFNVLDAAQVNDRSVDDILAEVKRTVGDLPVYLTFDIDCLDPAHAPGTGTPVIGGLTTDKATKLIRGLQGMNIVGMDLVEVAPGYDHADLTSLAAATLALDMLHVQAANKG, from the coding sequence ATGTATAACACCCTGGGTAATCAATACGATAACTCCCTGGTTTCGAACGCCTTTGGTTTCATGCGTTTTCCGGTTAACTTCCAGCCCTACGACAGCGACGCCGAGTGGGTGATCACCGGCGTTCCTTTCGATGCGGCAACATCAGGCCGTCCGGGCAGCCGTTTAGGGCCGGGAGCGATCCGTCAGATCTCCACCAACCTGGCGTGGGAAGGCTGCCGCTGGCCGTGGGAGTTTGATCTGCGCCAGCGTCTCAACGTGGTGGATTGTGGCGACCTGGTTTACGCCTTCGGCGATTCGCAGGATCTGTCTGATAAATTGCAGGCGCACGCCGAGAAATTGCTGGCGAATGGCAAGCGCATGCTGACCTTCGGCGGCGACCATTACGTGACGCTGCCACTGCTGCGCGCCCATGCGAAGCACTTCGGCAAAATGGCGCTGGTACATTTCGATGCGCATACCGATACCTACTCCAACGGCCCGACCTTCGACCACGGCACCATGTTCTTCACTGCGCCGAAAGAGGGTCTGATTGATCCGCACCACTCGGTGCAGATCGGTATCCGCACCGAGTTTGATAAGAGCCTCGGCTTTAACGTGCTGGACGCAGCGCAGGTGAACGATCGCAGCGTTGATGACATCCTGGCGGAAGTGAAACGCACGGTGGGCGATCTGCCGGTGTATCTGACCTTTGATATCGACTGCCTCGATCCGGCCCATGCGCCTGGTACCGGCACGCCGGTGATTGGCGGCCTGACCACCGATAAAGCCACCAAGCTGATTCGTGGTTTGCAGGGCATGAATATTGTCGGGATGGACCTGGTAGAAGTGGCACCGGGCTACGATCACGCCGATCTTACCTCGCTGGCAGCAGCCACGCTGGCGCTGGACATGCTCCACGTGCAGGCGGCCAATAAAGGCTAA
- a CDS encoding HlyD family type I secretion periplasmic adaptor subunit, producing MKHLPAKLRLVAAEGDSADDLAGDLQSETHYSGAVRLIIISFFLLLVSCIWAWFGVLDEVSTGTGKVIPSSHDQVLQSLEGGILDDIYVHEGSHVEAGQIVAKLDPIRSESSVGESAARYRAALAASARLNAEVNDLPLTFPAALNKFPDLIASETRLYNTRRAQLKDSTAQIQQSLNLANRELAITQRLAKTGAASSVEVLRLQRDKSDLELKMTDVRSQYYVQAREDLAKATAEADSLLQTVRGREDTVSRLTIRAPMRGVVKDIKVTTVGGVIPPNGELMNIVPMDDHLLIEARLSPRDIAFIHPDQKALVKISAYDYSIYGGLDGVVESISPDTIQDEVKPEIYYYRVYIRTDHDFVQNKAGKRFSISPGMVATVDIKTGEKTVMDYLIKPFNRAKEALRER from the coding sequence ATGAAACACTTACCGGCAAAACTGCGGCTGGTGGCGGCGGAAGGTGACAGCGCTGACGACCTGGCGGGCGATCTGCAATCGGAAACGCATTATTCAGGTGCGGTACGTTTGATCATCATCAGCTTCTTTTTATTGTTGGTCAGCTGCATCTGGGCATGGTTTGGCGTGCTGGATGAAGTCTCTACCGGTACCGGTAAAGTGATCCCCAGCTCCCATGATCAGGTGCTGCAATCGCTGGAAGGGGGCATCCTTGATGATATTTATGTGCACGAGGGCAGCCATGTCGAGGCTGGACAAATCGTGGCGAAACTGGACCCGATTCGCTCGGAATCCAGCGTGGGGGAGAGTGCCGCCCGTTACCGTGCTGCGCTGGCGGCCAGTGCGCGCCTGAATGCCGAGGTCAACGACCTGCCGCTGACGTTTCCGGCCGCGCTGAATAAATTTCCCGACCTGATCGCCTCCGAAACCCGGCTGTACAACACCCGTCGCGCACAGTTAAAGGATTCAACCGCGCAAATCCAGCAGTCGCTCAATCTGGCGAACCGCGAGCTGGCGATTACCCAGCGTCTGGCAAAAACCGGGGCTGCCAGTAGCGTCGAGGTACTGCGTCTGCAGCGTGATAAGTCGGATCTTGAACTGAAGATGACGGATGTGCGTTCACAATATTATGTGCAGGCGCGTGAGGATCTGGCGAAAGCCACGGCGGAAGCCGATAGCCTGTTGCAGACGGTCAGAGGGCGCGAAGATACGGTCAGCCGCCTGACGATCCGCGCACCGATGCGCGGCGTGGTGAAAGATATCAAGGTCACCACCGTGGGTGGCGTAATCCCGCCGAATGGCGAGCTGATGAATATCGTGCCGATGGATGATCATCTGCTGATTGAAGCGCGCCTCTCTCCGCGTGATATCGCGTTTATTCACCCGGATCAGAAAGCGCTGGTGAAGATCTCCGCCTATGACTATTCCATTTATGGCGGCCTTGATGGCGTGGTGGAGAGCATCTCGCCGGATACCATTCAGGATGAAGTGAAACCGGAGATTTATTACTACCGCGTCTATATTCGCACCGACCATGATTTTGTGCAGAACAAAGCCGGTAAGCGTTTCTCGATCAGCCCCGGCATGGTGGCGACGGTGGATATCAAAACCGGCGAGAAGACGGTGATGGATTATCTGATTAAACCGTTTAACCGCGCCAAAGAAGCGCTGCGCGAACGTTAA
- a CDS encoding type I secretion system permease/ATPase, giving the protein MTQLQIPDAPGGNPDQAEGGIPLHGWATAIIQIATHYRLPCSPGMILASSEWQGKQTRDKALRHLARQAGLSLQLYEDDKWQLTHWRLPLAVELVDGQVGVITAFDGEDDVRVHFAGDEQPTPVSLLALLPDICFAAALRPLAPAKDSGVDRYLEAMKPDWLRRLVLKDLRPYGYVMLGSFLINLLALVGIIFSMQVYDRVIPAQSYPTLYVLYIGVIISVVFTYILRVGRDHVTDLLGKRADMRVSDRVFGHALRLRNSAVPRSTGTFISQLRELEAIREMVTSTTVTAIVDMPFFLLFLLVMAIIAPQLAWVAPVAVILMVLPGVFMQKKLSKLAQQALKESTLRNAVLVESVQGLEDIKLMQAEDRFLQQWNSYIRITAQSGVETRKAMHSLMSWGVTIQGMVYATVIVIGAPMVIDGDITTGAIVAASLLSSRMIAPMATLCGVLARWQQVKAAKTSLDGLMALPVENSTDETRIHCPVLFGNYQFNDAMFRYYSDTLTVALRINRLTIKQGERIAVLGRNGAGKSTMLQAMIGGVELIGGELLLDNLSLPHIDLADVRRNVGLMTQNARLFHGTLRENLTMGAAHATDDAIFAALVVSGGADFIHRLPLGLDHPVMEGGVGLSGGQRQSVLLARMLLRDPNIVLLDEPTASLDDHTEKEFIERLGQWLNGRTLIVATHRAAILALVDRILVLKEGQLVMDSPKENALPPPRASNPRPEGNP; this is encoded by the coding sequence ATGACGCAACTGCAAATACCCGACGCCCCTGGCGGAAACCCCGATCAGGCTGAAGGAGGAATCCCCTTACACGGATGGGCTACGGCGATCATCCAGATCGCCACGCATTATCGCTTACCCTGTTCTCCGGGGATGATCCTTGCCTCCAGCGAATGGCAGGGCAAACAGACGCGCGACAAGGCGCTGCGCCATCTGGCGCGTCAGGCCGGTTTATCGTTGCAGCTCTATGAGGACGACAAATGGCAGCTGACCCACTGGCGTCTGCCGTTGGCTGTTGAGCTGGTGGATGGTCAGGTGGGGGTGATCACTGCCTTCGATGGCGAAGACGACGTGCGTGTGCACTTCGCCGGTGATGAACAGCCGACGCCCGTTTCGCTGCTGGCGCTGCTGCCGGATATCTGTTTTGCCGCCGCGCTGCGCCCGCTGGCCCCGGCGAAAGATAGCGGGGTGGATCGCTATCTCGAAGCCATGAAACCAGACTGGCTACGCCGCCTGGTGCTGAAGGATCTGCGTCCTTACGGTTATGTGATGCTGGGGTCGTTTCTCATCAACCTGCTGGCGCTGGTGGGGATCATCTTCTCGATGCAGGTCTACGACCGGGTGATCCCGGCGCAATCCTATCCCACGCTGTATGTGCTGTATATCGGGGTGATTATCTCGGTGGTGTTCACTTATATCCTGCGCGTCGGGCGCGATCATGTCACCGATCTGCTTGGTAAACGGGCGGATATGCGTGTCTCGGACCGGGTATTTGGCCATGCGCTGCGCCTGCGCAACAGCGCGGTGCCGCGTTCCACCGGTACCTTTATCTCGCAGCTGCGCGAACTGGAGGCGATCCGCGAAATGGTCACCTCCACCACGGTGACCGCGATTGTCGATATGCCGTTTTTCCTGCTGTTTCTGCTGGTGATGGCGATCATCGCGCCGCAGCTGGCGTGGGTCGCGCCGGTGGCAGTGATTCTGATGGTGCTGCCGGGTGTGTTTATGCAGAAAAAACTGTCGAAGCTGGCGCAGCAGGCCCTGAAAGAATCGACCTTACGCAATGCGGTGCTGGTGGAGAGCGTGCAGGGGCTGGAGGATATCAAGCTGATGCAGGCGGAAGACCGCTTTCTGCAACAATGGAACAGCTATATCCGCATCACCGCGCAGTCCGGTGTGGAGACGCGTAAAGCGATGCACTCGCTGATGAGCTGGGGCGTCACCATTCAGGGCATGGTTTACGCCACGGTGATCGTGATTGGCGCGCCGATGGTGATCGACGGCGATATCACCACCGGGGCCATTGTGGCGGCGTCGCTATTGTCATCACGCATGATCGCACCAATGGCGACGCTGTGCGGCGTGCTGGCCCGCTGGCAGCAGGTCAAAGCTGCGAAAACCAGCCTCGATGGTCTGATGGCGCTGCCGGTGGAGAACAGCACTGACGAAACCCGCATTCATTGCCCGGTGCTGTTTGGTAACTATCAGTTTAACGACGCGATGTTCCGTTATTACAGCGACACGCTTACCGTGGCGCTGCGCATTAACCGCCTGACGATCAAACAGGGCGAACGCATTGCGGTGCTGGGGCGTAACGGGGCCGGTAAATCGACCATGTTGCAGGCGATGATAGGCGGCGTGGAGCTGATCGGTGGCGAGCTGTTGCTGGATAACCTCAGCCTGCCGCATATCGATCTGGCGGATGTGCGGCGCAACGTGGGGCTGATGACGCAAAACGCGCGCCTGTTCCACGGCACATTGCGGGAAAACCTGACGATGGGCGCGGCACACGCCACCGATGACGCGATCTTTGCCGCGCTGGTGGTGAGCGGCGGCGCTGATTTTATCCACCGTTTGCCACTTGGCCTCGATCATCCGGTGATGGAAGGTGGCGTGGGGCTATCGGGCGGGCAGCGTCAGTCGGTGCTGCTGGCGCGCATGCTGCTGCGCGATCCCAATATCGTGCTGCTGGATGAACCCACGGCATCGCTGGACGATCACACCGAGAAAGAGTTTATTGAGCGGCTCGGGCAGTGGCTGAATGGCCGCACCCTGATCGTCGCCACCCACCGGGCGGCCATTCTGGCGCTGGTGGATCGCATCCTGGTATTAAAAGAAGGACAACTGGTGATGGACAGCCCGAAAGAGAATGCGTTACCACCACCACGCGCATCGAATCCTCGTCCGGAGGGCAACCCATGA
- a CDS encoding TolC family outer membrane protein: MDLMQSSALSRRSWKLSVFCAGIAFLSHSQASAADTALTRAGRITTQGLSQPQDLPSLAGEVAEPALNHVPDTLTLNQAVQRAVHWHPDIAEAVGKLLEQADQVDVAKAKYYPQISAGMNNGYSNSYTEKGYSPSFVLSISQMLYDFGKVSSSVRSAEAGVAQEQANVLVSIDTVAHDTAAALIEVQGYQQLVVIARQQLAALSKIGDLARQRNDEGAASLSDATQTDARIEGARTTLTQYQANLDRWRATLATYLGWPTVNRVSDDFPAKLMRSCQSSQAEDRLIPAVLAAWAAANQAQAKLDNANAQMLPTISLEPEVTHYLNDHYASSETLDRTQYSAWVKVEMPIYQGGGMTASRDAAANALSSANAAVNSARLKARQQLSESQNESQSLALSLNILGRQQQLSEKTQQLYQDQYLQLGTRPLLDVLNAEQEVYQTRFTLQQTISQLRSLQLDCLYSTGHMRSAFALNNQRIQSVEIQP; this comes from the coding sequence ATGGACCTGATGCAATCAAGCGCACTATCTCGCCGTTCCTGGAAGCTCAGCGTTTTCTGTGCTGGCATTGCCTTTCTCTCTCATTCACAAGCAAGCGCGGCTGATACTGCCCTGACCAGGGCCGGTCGCATTACCACTCAGGGTCTGTCGCAACCGCAGGATCTGCCCTCATTAGCCGGTGAAGTGGCGGAACCCGCACTCAACCACGTCCCTGACACCCTGACGCTCAATCAGGCGGTACAGCGGGCGGTGCACTGGCATCCGGATATTGCCGAAGCGGTGGGAAAGCTGCTGGAACAGGCCGATCAGGTCGATGTGGCTAAGGCCAAATACTATCCACAAATCAGCGCCGGGATGAATAACGGCTACTCCAATAGCTATACGGAAAAGGGCTACAGCCCCTCTTTTGTGCTTTCGATATCCCAGATGTTGTATGACTTTGGCAAGGTCAGTAGTTCAGTGCGATCCGCCGAAGCGGGTGTGGCGCAGGAGCAGGCCAACGTGCTGGTCAGCATCGACACCGTGGCACATGACACGGCGGCGGCATTGATTGAAGTACAGGGTTATCAGCAACTGGTGGTGATTGCCCGACAGCAGCTGGCAGCGCTGAGTAAAATTGGTGATTTAGCGCGCCAGCGTAACGATGAAGGGGCGGCGTCACTCTCTGATGCCACGCAAACCGATGCGCGTATTGAAGGGGCGCGTACTACTCTGACGCAATATCAGGCCAATCTGGATCGCTGGCGTGCCACGCTGGCTACCTATCTCGGCTGGCCCACGGTGAACAGAGTCAGTGATGATTTTCCCGCGAAGCTGATGCGTTCCTGCCAGTCATCCCAGGCGGAAGATCGGCTGATTCCGGCGGTGCTTGCAGCCTGGGCGGCAGCCAATCAGGCGCAGGCCAAGCTGGATAACGCTAACGCGCAAATGCTGCCGACCATCTCACTCGAACCGGAAGTGACCCATTATCTCAATGACCACTATGCCAGCAGCGAAACGCTGGATCGCACCCAGTATTCAGCGTGGGTCAAAGTGGAGATGCCGATTTATCAGGGCGGTGGGATGACCGCCAGTCGCGATGCGGCCGCCAACGCACTCAGTTCTGCCAACGCGGCGGTCAATTCGGCACGCCTGAAGGCGCGGCAGCAGCTGAGTGAATCGCAGAATGAATCACAAAGCCTTGCCCTCAGTCTCAACATTCTGGGACGACAACAACAGCTGAGCGAGAAAACTCAGCAACTCTACCAGGACCAGTATCTGCAACTGGGTACCCGCCCGCTGCTTGATGTATTGAATGCCGAGCAGGAGGTGTACCAGACACGGTTTACGCTTCAGCAAACCATCAGCCAGTTACGCTCGCTGCAGCTCGATTGCCTCTATAGCACCGGGCATATGCGGTCGGCGTTTGCTTTGAATAATCAGCGGATCCAGTCCGTGGAGATCCAGCCATGA